The following are encoded in a window of Methanobrevibacter ruminantium M1 genomic DNA:
- a CDS encoding nucleotide pyrophosphohydrolase, translating into MEEIRKELIKFQMERDWKRYHTPENLAKSISIEAAELLEHFQWQKEYDKDEVVDELADVFNYCFLMADALDVDVKEIVFNKMKKNAIKYPPKVSSDDLK; encoded by the coding sequence ATGGAAGAAATAAGAAAGGAACTAATCAAGTTTCAAATGGAAAGAGACTGGAAAAGGTATCATACTCCAGAGAATTTAGCCAAATCAATATCTATAGAAGCTGCTGAACTCTTGGAGCACTTTCAATGGCAAAAGGAATATGATAAGGATGAAGTGGTAGATGAATTGGCAGATGTCTTTAACTACTGCTTTCTAATGGCGGATGCATTGGATGTTGACGTTAAGGAAATAGTCTTCAATAAGATGAAAAAGAATGCCATAAAATATCCTCCTAAGGTCAGTTCAGATGATCTTAAGTAG
- a CDS encoding shikimate dehydrogenase: MVDGKTKILGVIGDPIEHTFSPAMQNAGLEALNLNYIYLPFHVKSDNLNSAIEGAKTLGIRGLNVTIPHKREVITCLDEVDPIANMIGAVNTIKFDYDENEGISTKGYNTDAYGCLRAIEEKASVKDKKITIVGAGGASRAIAFQMASSDIGELSILNRNFNKAESLANDIKSNLKQLNDNFNLNINAYDMDSLKREIQESEILIDTTPIGMYPNINDKPIASADMMHDDLIVNDIVYTPMETSLIKEAKKANAEVVYGYKMLLYQGIRSFEIWLGEEAPVKEMENALLKVFRHLNGF, encoded by the coding sequence ATGGTAGATGGAAAAACAAAGATATTAGGAGTTATAGGAGACCCTATAGAACATACATTCTCACCGGCTATGCAGAATGCCGGACTTGAAGCTTTAAATTTAAATTACATTTATCTTCCATTTCATGTCAAATCAGATAATTTAAATAGTGCCATAGAAGGGGCAAAAACCCTTGGAATAAGGGGATTGAATGTAACAATTCCCCATAAGAGAGAAGTTATAACATGTCTGGATGAAGTGGATCCTATTGCAAATATGATAGGTGCTGTAAATACAATCAAATTTGATTATGATGAAAATGAGGGCATATCAACCAAAGGATACAATACAGATGCCTATGGCTGCTTAAGGGCCATTGAAGAGAAAGCATCAGTCAAAGATAAAAAAATAACAATAGTAGGTGCTGGAGGAGCCTCAAGGGCAATTGCCTTTCAGATGGCAAGTTCAGACATTGGGGAATTATCCATATTGAATCGTAATTTCAATAAGGCAGAATCCCTTGCAAATGATATAAAAAGTAATTTAAAGCAATTAAACGATAATTTCAATTTAAATATCAATGCTTATGATATGGACAGCCTAAAAAGAGAGATACAGGAATCAGAGATTTTAATAGACACAACTCCTATTGGAATGTATCCGAACATTAATGACAAGCCAATAGCAAGTGCAGATATGATGCATGATGACTTGATTGTAAATGACATTGTCTACACTCCTATGGAGACCTCTTTGATTAAGGAGGCTAAAAAGGCCAATGCTGAAGTGGTTTATGGCTATAAGATGCTATTGTATCAGGGCATTCGCAGCTTTGAAATATGGCTAGGAGAAGAAGCCCCTGTAAAAGAAATGGAAAATGCTCTATTGAAAGTTTTTAGGCATTTAAATGGTTTTTAA
- a CDS encoding DUF2115 domain-containing protein: protein MSLAEKRQHLSKLFLEVLKEHSGTISVYDLMSVTAELREDTKYVQDKYREETNAVYVKYFLGRIKNIRDDNNQYDGSIDKDDFIESVATLKSYQEGESKTSKTKFPLIYAIVSLYTTYILEEPIHPVGTPFPGSLKVTQKNGVFYCPVKEANLESPNAVCKMCIAEQLEF from the coding sequence ATGTCATTAGCGGAGAAGAGACAGCATCTAAGCAAGCTCTTTTTAGAGGTCTTAAAGGAACATTCAGGAACCATTTCTGTATATGACCTTATGAGCGTTACAGCTGAGCTTAGGGAAGATACCAAATATGTCCAGGACAAATATAGGGAAGAGACAAATGCTGTCTATGTAAAATACTTCTTAGGCCGTATAAAGAACATACGTGATGATAATAATCAGTATGATGGCAGCATAGACAAGGATGACTTCATTGAATCAGTTGCTACCTTAAAGTCATATCAGGAAGGTGAATCAAAAACATCAAAGACCAAGTTTCCTTTAATATATGCAATAGTCTCCTTATACACAACTTATATTCTTGAAGAGCCTATTCATCCTGTTGGAACTCCGTTTCCAGGCTCACTTAAGGTCACTCAGAAAAATGGAGTCTTTTATTGTCCGGTTAAGGAAGCAAATCTTGAATCTCCAAATGCTGTCTGCAAGATGTGCATAGCAGAACAGTTGGAGTTTTAG